One stretch of Mangifera indica cultivar Alphonso chromosome 9, CATAS_Mindica_2.1, whole genome shotgun sequence DNA includes these proteins:
- the LOC123225125 gene encoding anaphase-promoting complex subunit 10, with amino-acid sequence MATESSESEEEGKISGGNQHLLVDDDLREMGKKAAWSVSSCKPGNGVSSLRDDNLDTYWQSDGAQPHLVNIQFQKKVKLQLVVIYVDYKLDESYTPCKISIRAGDGFHNLKEIKTVELVKPSGWIYISLSGNDPRETFVNTFMLQIAVLSNHLNGRDTHVRQIKIYGPRLNPIPHQPFHFTSREFITYSTVR; translated from the exons ATGGCAACGGAATCATCAGAAtcagaagaagaaggaaaaatcaGTGGAGGAAATCAACATTTATTAGTAGATGATGACCTCAGAGAAATGGGTAAGAAAGCTGCTTGGAGTGTTAGCTCCTGCAAGCCAGGCAATGGCGTCTCCTCTCTTCGCGATGATAATCTTGACACCTATTGGCA ATCGGATGGTGCACAGCCACATTTGGTTAATATTCAATTCCAGAAGAAAGTTAAATTGCAA TTAGTTGTGATTTATGTGGATTATAAGCTTGATGAGAGCTATACACCTTGTAAGATCTCTATTCGAGCTGGTGATGGTTTCCACAACTTGAAg GAGATAAAAACTGTGGAACTTGTCAAGCCCTCTGGGTggatttatatatctttatctGGAAACGATCCTAG GGAAACTTTTGTCAATACTTTTATGTTGCAAATCGCAGTATTGTCAAACCACCTTAATGGGAGGGATACTCATGTCCGGCAAATCAAAATTTATGGCCCTCGACT GAACCCTATTCCTCATCAGCCATTTCACTTTACTTCAAGGGAGTTTATTACCTATTCTACAGTGAGATGA